The Candidatus Pantoea soli genome window below encodes:
- a CDS encoding cellulose biosynthesis protein BcsC, translated as MKKHRISAGIHQALLLGGALAFTAPLLAAESSNPALQALFDQAAYWHQKAHDDLANAALQKVLMVEPANPQALYLLALYSQQGGNNAEAAQWRARLSAASPNDPHLSELDNARQIQHIPQAQLALARQQARSGNIAAALQTWRNTFSGNEPPPGVAAEYYLTMAGDRALLPQAVDALQQFAAAHPQDTGAKLALGKALTYQETTRRQGIALLAGMADGNPEADRSLRQALLWLAPQAADAALYQTWQQRHPQDNAVLEYYRKNVGGAEKGAGFSALNSGDVSNAQTSFEKVLQANPQDADALAGLGYVAQRAGRYAEAADYLTRAAQMGGDQSQTRQQQAEDARFYAQLASAQQALKNGDSAGALALSEPLTQASGEKGVAAKLFRADVLRRSNQPEQAEQTYRAILQSDAENRSAREGLFYVLRQQNRSAEASTLLDSLPQSVRQSVAPRGSSSDPLRAQAKRLLAAGDTRAAIATLNSAIQRYPADGWLRLDLARLYRARGDNMMAATVMQPVMRSGAGLSELYAGALNASESGAWQQASQLLARIPDASKNRDMRELAQRVNFNLQMATADQYLAQGANAAAANTLRALAAAPPANPVDAGNLAQKLAKAGDLTRAVAVVQSNMQRGVQGNAGDYAAQIAVLNQAGLSDDAQRFLNSPELQARSTPAQLAGIRNGYLINEVDRLREQRQYAAAYDKLVGALQHDPQNRDLMFAMARLYQSGRMNKEAGVVYDYLMTQDTPTQDARTGAIDVALAQHDVSKANGLTRGLKEEQTPARLLLLARVAEANGEHSLAIRYLRTARAQLTGLAGAQTGSVPVAGGLVLADNPFINRGASPVTASPSAAGVVMPWQTAPAAHTAENTTLAASSPAVQQSQTLRQIDSMMADLQEKTGTWAQGQMQVRGRDGESGLSKLTEAKAPLTFSTVPFGESRFDFTLTPVSLTAGSAAGDAWRRFGSNALVQGKVVAAGAASVNDAPSASTDAQKASGVELNMALKGDSYRIDLGSTPLGQDLTTLVGGVQWSPKLTDFLTLILTGERRAMTDSLLSYVGAEDKTSGKRWGQVTKNGANALLSYDNGDAGFYAGGGAYRYEGENVASNNSVQATAGAYLRPFHGDDRELKVGMSLSWMDFSKNLSYFSYGQGGYFSPQNYAAISFPIDFSRKFDDLKVNVGGSVGYQSYSQDKSAYFPNDPTLQSQLQTLADGGFVKSAYYSGGSKNGIGYNLHAGADYKVSKDVTVGGQLGYDTFGDYNESTASLYFRYLFGDH; from the coding sequence ATGAAAAAACATCGGATAAGTGCCGGTATTCATCAGGCGCTGCTGCTGGGCGGCGCGCTGGCATTCACTGCGCCACTGCTGGCGGCAGAGAGCAGCAACCCTGCACTGCAGGCGCTGTTCGACCAGGCTGCCTACTGGCACCAGAAGGCGCATGACGATCTGGCCAACGCCGCGCTGCAGAAGGTGCTGATGGTTGAACCCGCTAACCCCCAGGCGTTATACCTGCTGGCGCTTTATTCGCAGCAGGGCGGCAACAATGCAGAAGCCGCGCAGTGGCGTGCGCGCCTCAGTGCCGCTTCACCCAACGATCCGCATCTCAGCGAGCTGGATAACGCGCGGCAGATACAGCATATCCCGCAGGCCCAGCTGGCGCTGGCGCGTCAGCAGGCACGCAGCGGCAATATCGCGGCGGCGCTGCAAACCTGGCGTAATACCTTCAGCGGCAACGAACCGCCACCCGGTGTGGCGGCGGAATACTACCTGACCATGGCCGGTGACCGCGCGCTGTTGCCGCAGGCGGTGGATGCGCTACAGCAGTTCGCTGCCGCGCATCCGCAGGATACCGGGGCAAAGCTGGCGCTGGGCAAGGCGCTGACGTATCAGGAAACCACCCGTCGTCAGGGCATTGCCCTGCTGGCGGGCATGGCGGATGGCAATCCGGAGGCGGATCGCTCCCTGCGCCAGGCGCTGCTGTGGCTGGCACCGCAGGCTGCCGATGCTGCACTGTACCAGACCTGGCAGCAGCGTCACCCGCAGGATAACGCGGTGCTGGAGTACTACCGGAAAAACGTCGGCGGCGCCGAGAAAGGGGCGGGCTTCAGCGCGCTGAACAGCGGGGATGTCAGCAACGCGCAAACCAGCTTCGAAAAAGTGCTGCAGGCGAATCCGCAGGATGCCGATGCCCTGGCCGGCCTGGGATACGTGGCGCAGCGTGCCGGGCGCTATGCAGAAGCGGCGGATTACCTGACCCGCGCCGCGCAAATGGGCGGCGATCAGAGCCAGACGCGTCAGCAGCAGGCCGAAGATGCGCGTTTTTACGCGCAGCTGGCCAGCGCGCAGCAGGCGCTGAAAAACGGTGACAGCGCCGGTGCGCTGGCGCTGAGCGAACCGCTGACGCAGGCCAGTGGTGAAAAAGGCGTGGCCGCGAAACTGTTCCGCGCCGATGTCCTGCGCCGCAGCAATCAGCCTGAGCAGGCAGAGCAGACCTATCGCGCTATCCTGCAGAGCGACGCCGAAAACCGCAGCGCCCGGGAAGGCTTATTCTACGTGCTGCGGCAGCAGAACCGCAGCGCTGAAGCCAGCACGCTGCTGGACTCGCTGCCACAAAGCGTGCGCCAGAGCGTGGCGCCGCGCGGCAGCAGCAGCGATCCGCTGCGTGCGCAGGCAAAACGTCTGCTGGCGGCAGGCGACACCCGCGCGGCCATCGCCACGCTGAACAGCGCCATACAGCGTTATCCTGCTGACGGCTGGCTGCGTCTCGATCTGGCGCGCCTCTACCGCGCCCGGGGCGATAACATGATGGCGGCAACGGTGATGCAGCCGGTGATGCGCAGCGGTGCCGGCCTCAGCGAGCTGTATGCCGGTGCGCTGAATGCCAGCGAAAGCGGCGCCTGGCAGCAGGCCAGCCAGCTGCTGGCTCGCATTCCTGATGCCAGTAAAAACCGCGACATGCGCGAACTGGCACAGCGCGTCAACTTTAATCTGCAGATGGCTACCGCCGATCAGTATCTGGCGCAGGGCGCGAACGCCGCCGCGGCAAACACGCTGCGCGCGCTGGCGGCCGCGCCGCCTGCGAATCCGGTCGATGCCGGCAATCTGGCCCAAAAGCTGGCAAAAGCCGGCGATCTCACCCGCGCGGTGGCGGTGGTGCAGAGCAATATGCAGCGCGGCGTACAGGGCAATGCCGGCGATTATGCCGCGCAGATCGCCGTGCTGAACCAGGCGGGTCTGAGCGATGACGCGCAGCGCTTTCTCAACAGCCCGGAACTGCAGGCACGCAGTACGCCGGCTCAGCTGGCGGGGATCCGCAACGGTTATCTGATCAACGAGGTCGATCGCCTGCGTGAGCAGAGACAGTATGCCGCCGCGTACGACAAGCTGGTGGGCGCACTGCAGCACGATCCGCAGAACCGCGATCTGATGTTCGCCATGGCGCGCCTGTATCAGTCCGGCCGGATGAACAAAGAGGCGGGCGTGGTGTATGACTACCTGATGACGCAGGATACGCCGACGCAGGATGCGCGCACTGGCGCGATCGATGTGGCGCTGGCGCAGCATGATGTCAGCAAAGCCAATGGCCTGACGCGCGGCCTGAAAGAGGAGCAGACGCCAGCCCGCCTGCTGCTGCTGGCCCGCGTGGCGGAAGCCAACGGCGAGCACAGCCTGGCGATACGCTATCTGCGCACCGCGCGGGCGCAGCTCACCGGTCTGGCGGGGGCACAGACCGGCAGTGTGCCGGTGGCGGGTGGTCTGGTACTGGCCGACAATCCGTTTATCAATCGCGGTGCGTCACCGGTCACCGCTTCCCCATCCGCGGCGGGCGTGGTGATGCCGTGGCAGACAGCCCCGGCGGCCCACACCGCAGAAAACACCACGCTGGCGGCCAGTTCGCCAGCCGTGCAACAAAGCCAGACGCTGCGCCAGATTGACAGCATGATGGCTGACCTGCAGGAAAAAACCGGCACCTGGGCGCAGGGGCAGATGCAGGTACGCGGTCGCGACGGCGAATCGGGCCTGAGCAAGCTGACCGAAGCCAAAGCGCCGCTGACATTCTCAACCGTGCCTTTTGGCGAGTCGCGGTTTGATTTTACGCTGACGCCGGTATCGCTCACCGCCGGCAGCGCCGCCGGCGATGCGTGGCGGCGCTTCGGCAGCAATGCGCTGGTACAGGGCAAGGTGGTGGCCGCCGGCGCGGCCAGCGTCAACGATGCGCCCTCAGCCAGTACCGATGCGCAGAAGGCGTCTGGCGTAGAGCTGAACATGGCACTCAAAGGCGACAGCTACCGTATCGACCTCGGCAGCACGCCGCTGGGCCAGGATCTGACGACGCTGGTGGGAGGCGTGCAGTGGTCGCCGAAGCTGACCGATTTCCTTACGCTGATCCTGACCGGTGAGCGCCGCGCCATGACCGATAGCCTGCTCTCCTATGTGGGCGCTGAAGATAAAACCAGCGGCAAGCGGTGGGGTCAGGTCACGAAGAACGGCGCGAACGCGCTGCTGAGCTATGACAACGGTGACGCCGGCTTTTACGCGGGCGGTGGCGCTTACCGCTATGAGGGCGAAAACGTTGCCAGCAACAATAGCGTGCAGGCGACCGCGGGTGCCTATCTGCGGCCGTTCCACGGTGACGATCGCGAACTGAAGGTGGGGATGAGCCTGTCGTGGATGGACTTCTCGAAAAACCTGAGTTACTTCAGCTACGGCCAGGGCGGCTACTTCAGCCCGCAGAACTATGCGGCCATCTCCTTCCCGATCGACTTCAGCCGCAAATTTGACGATCTGAAGGTCAATGTCGGCGGCTCGGTGGGTTATCAGTCCTACAGTCAGGATAAGAGTGCGTATTTCCCGAACGATCCAACGCTGCAATCCCAGCTGCAAACGCTGGCCGACGGCGGCTTCGTGAAAAGCGCCTACTACAGCGGCGGCAGCAAAAACGGTATCGGTTATAACCTGCACGCCGGTGCCGATTATAAGGTCAGTAAAGATGTGACCGTGGGCGGCCAGCTGGGCTACGACACCTTTGGCGACTACAACGAGAGCACAGCCAGCCTGTACTTCCGTTATCTGTTTGGAGATCACTAA
- the bcsD gene encoding cellulose biosynthesis protein BcsD, giving the protein MSEQQAARASHPHQPGWFDLVSVMIESMLDNAGEEAEGFLTGTGELLGARYPLPEARTVQDLEREMNLQLARFNWGFVQLQPLENALLLQHHALPQGDSSLTAARWQRALSAVLAGLYACWLRAQGGSATVPLTFEKIDGGALHYRYQ; this is encoded by the coding sequence ATGAGCGAGCAACAGGCCGCGCGTGCCAGCCATCCGCACCAGCCAGGCTGGTTTGATCTGGTCAGCGTGATGATTGAAAGTATGCTGGACAATGCCGGCGAGGAAGCGGAAGGTTTCCTCACCGGCACGGGTGAATTGCTGGGGGCACGCTATCCTTTGCCTGAGGCGCGCACCGTGCAGGATCTGGAACGGGAGATGAACCTGCAGCTGGCGCGCTTCAACTGGGGCTTTGTGCAGCTGCAGCCGCTGGAAAATGCGCTTCTGCTGCAGCACCATGCGCTGCCGCAGGGCGACAGCAGTCTGACGGCGGCCCGCTGGCAGCGGGCGCTCAGCGCGGTGCTGGCGGGGCTGTATGCCTGCTGGCTGCGGGCACAGGGAGGCAGCGCGACGGTGCCGCTTACGTTTGAAAAAATCGACGGCGGTGCGCTGCACTACCGTTATCAATAG
- a CDS encoding glycosyl hydrolase family 8, protein MKMMRLWRQWMLCFMVMCFSAQAAADGWSTYKSRFMRDDGRIIDTANNNVSHTEGQGYGMLLAVANNDRATFDRLWQWTRTHLRNPQNDLFWWRYTPDASDPVADKNDAADGNVLIAWALQRAAQKWGGDYQQASDRIQRAVVKHTVISYAGYTVMLPGAQGFNKTSYVVLNPSYFLFTAWREFARHSHLRVWNSLIDDGMTLLGKMQFGKTGLPLDWVALNADGSLAPALGYSNRFSYDAIRVPLNIWWYDPQSLRLVPFQRVWQGYPRQSTPAWFDVLANTPAPYNMDGGLTAVRDLTLNETRYLTDQLTPQQNYFSASLQLLTWLAYQEKH, encoded by the coding sequence ATGAAAATGATGCGCTTATGGCGTCAGTGGATGCTCTGTTTCATGGTGATGTGCTTTAGTGCGCAGGCAGCCGCCGACGGCTGGAGTACCTATAAAAGCCGTTTTATGCGCGACGATGGCCGCATTATCGATACGGCAAACAACAATGTCAGCCATACGGAAGGTCAGGGCTACGGTATGTTACTGGCGGTGGCCAATAACGATCGCGCCACCTTTGATCGGCTGTGGCAGTGGACGCGCACGCATCTGCGTAATCCACAAAACGATCTGTTCTGGTGGCGCTATACGCCGGACGCGAGCGATCCGGTTGCCGATAAGAATGATGCCGCCGACGGGAACGTGCTGATCGCCTGGGCACTGCAGCGCGCGGCGCAGAAGTGGGGTGGTGATTATCAGCAGGCGTCCGATCGTATTCAGCGTGCGGTGGTGAAGCACACGGTGATCAGCTATGCCGGCTATACCGTCATGCTGCCGGGTGCGCAGGGCTTCAACAAAACCAGCTATGTGGTGCTGAATCCCTCTTACTTCCTGTTTACCGCATGGCGCGAGTTTGCCCGGCACAGCCATCTGCGCGTGTGGAACAGCCTGATCGACGACGGCATGACGCTGCTGGGTAAAATGCAGTTTGGTAAAACCGGGCTGCCGCTGGACTGGGTGGCGCTGAACGCCGATGGATCGCTGGCCCCGGCGCTGGGGTACTCAAACCGCTTCAGCTATGACGCCATTCGCGTGCCGCTGAATATCTGGTGGTACGATCCGCAAAGCCTGCGTCTGGTGCCGTTCCAGCGCGTCTGGCAGGGCTATCCCCGGCAGAGCACGCCAGCCTGGTTTGATGTGCTCGCCAATACGCCGGCCCCCTATAACATGGACGGCGGGCTGACGGCGGTGCGCGATCTGACGCTGAATGAAACCCGATATCTGACCGACCAGCTCACCCCGCAGCAGAACTACTTCTCTGCCAGCCTGCAGTTGCTGACCTGGCTGGCGTATCAGGAGAAGCACTAA
- the bcsC gene encoding cellulose synthase complex outer membrane protein BcsC yields MNKLPLALLIGGALAGIASAAPGPEVAPVAWLLMQIRTGESTNKYDLVQQSLYRLEKIDPDNPQVLAAQIRMALRQGDRDKARTLLDTLKHNAPDDPATRESEAGLRLVSDEGRQQLQQARLLATAGRIEEARTAWDALFHGVFPDVNTALEYWRLVARLPGQQQLARQQLQSLEQRYPGNIGVELQLARMAFEQNQPDDALRQLRQLANRDGGRDAAAELWLQQIQNQPVSDATVASLKQYLQVFTSGDAQQRGEELLAQQQKLLADPAYRQRMRGLALVSNGAGAEAIPTLQAALKANPDDADLMGAMGQAQARANNRAAAIDWLQKAIQAGQASTQIGKWQSLLQTNRYWLAINNGDAALKKGDLAGAENQYRSASALDSQDSWALIGLGDVALARKNAAQATQFWQQALRLDKSNSTAQRRLTDLHNSEVLAQADALAQQGEWAQAATYYRQAWQNSPDDVWLAWRFAGALRNSGAAAQGAQLMETLVRQHPQDPAAYYVQALWLSSDNQDDAALAVLHRLPEARWDNNMRELNQRLTQDKVFAQASALRERGDEPAALALLQQQPASVRRDMLLADWALERGDARSALAGYQHILQQDNRNSDAALGRIEALLALQRPAEARHALATLPEPGAPQSLNTGRRIALAWQNSGDPVQAQQRFTALKRLAEKTAPSQEKALVYRDAARLEAQQQQPDQAQQDYRLAMVASAITPAVPASGADYTRLTRNQPADDWLKRSIRSDAADLYRRQDTTVTLEQDYSRDKGNGGTSDFTAHTTMLQAETPLADGRGFVRVDQVQVSAGTFSTTDNSHSALFGSCNDASAGGCRRDFTQRDTGTALGVGWQNDRWSADIGTTPLGFTVTNWTGGVSWKTDVDDLGVTFTASRRPISSSLLAFAGASDPATNGGKTWGGVVATGGGIGLSYDKGGAHGVWADISAHQISGENVADNSRERLMAGYYYKLINADNQRATIGLNSMLWHYQKDLSDYTFGQGGYYSPQQYFSLAVPLTWRQRTENWSFDLGGSVSWSRSRTAGQARYPVNPGFTLASNPVSASSSGSGFGYTLQATVERRITPHWSVGLAMDIQQAKDYTPSHGLIYLRYSMAGWNGDLDLPPQPLVPYASFK; encoded by the coding sequence ATGAATAAGTTACCCCTTGCGCTGCTGATCGGCGGCGCGCTGGCGGGCATTGCCAGCGCCGCCCCCGGGCCGGAGGTGGCGCCGGTGGCGTGGCTGCTGATGCAAATCCGCACCGGTGAATCGACCAATAAATATGACCTGGTGCAGCAGTCACTGTACCGGCTGGAAAAAATTGACCCGGATAATCCGCAGGTGCTGGCAGCACAAATCCGCATGGCGCTGCGCCAGGGCGATCGCGACAAAGCCCGGACGCTGCTGGATACGCTGAAACATAACGCCCCGGACGATCCGGCTACCCGCGAGTCGGAAGCCGGCCTGCGGCTGGTCAGTGATGAAGGCCGACAGCAGTTGCAGCAGGCGCGTCTGCTGGCAACCGCCGGCCGCATAGAGGAAGCCCGAACCGCGTGGGATGCACTGTTTCACGGCGTCTTTCCCGATGTGAACACCGCGCTGGAGTACTGGCGGCTGGTAGCCCGTCTGCCCGGACAGCAGCAGCTTGCCCGCCAGCAGCTGCAAAGTCTGGAGCAGCGTTATCCCGGCAACATCGGCGTAGAGCTGCAGCTGGCGCGCATGGCGTTTGAGCAAAATCAGCCGGATGACGCGCTGCGCCAGCTGCGGCAGCTGGCCAACCGCGACGGCGGACGCGACGCCGCAGCCGAACTCTGGCTGCAGCAGATCCAGAATCAGCCGGTCAGCGATGCCACCGTCGCCAGCCTGAAGCAGTATCTGCAGGTGTTTACCAGCGGCGACGCGCAGCAGCGCGGCGAGGAACTGCTGGCACAGCAGCAAAAACTGCTGGCCGATCCGGCTTACCGGCAGCGTATGCGCGGGCTGGCGCTGGTCAGTAACGGCGCCGGGGCGGAGGCCATCCCGACGCTGCAGGCGGCGCTGAAAGCCAATCCCGATGACGCCGATCTGATGGGTGCCATGGGCCAGGCTCAGGCGCGGGCGAATAACCGCGCCGCCGCCATCGACTGGCTGCAGAAAGCGATTCAGGCCGGCCAGGCCAGCACGCAGATTGGCAAATGGCAGTCGCTGTTACAGACCAATCGCTACTGGCTGGCGATAAATAACGGCGATGCGGCGCTGAAAAAAGGCGATCTGGCCGGCGCGGAAAATCAGTATCGCAGCGCCAGCGCGCTGGACAGTCAGGACAGCTGGGCACTGATCGGCCTGGGCGACGTGGCGCTGGCGCGCAAAAACGCCGCGCAGGCGACACAGTTCTGGCAGCAGGCGCTGCGTCTCGACAAAAGCAACAGCACCGCTCAGCGCCGGCTGACCGATCTGCACAACAGCGAAGTGCTGGCGCAGGCCGACGCACTGGCGCAGCAGGGAGAGTGGGCGCAGGCCGCCACGTACTATCGCCAGGCGTGGCAGAACAGCCCGGACGATGTCTGGCTGGCCTGGCGTTTCGCCGGCGCGCTGCGTAACAGCGGCGCGGCAGCGCAGGGCGCACAGCTAATGGAAACGCTGGTCCGCCAGCATCCGCAGGACCCGGCCGCGTACTATGTCCAGGCGCTGTGGCTGTCGTCAGATAATCAGGATGATGCCGCGCTGGCGGTGCTGCACCGCCTGCCGGAAGCGCGCTGGGATAACAACATGCGTGAGCTGAATCAGCGGCTGACGCAGGATAAAGTGTTTGCGCAGGCCAGTGCGCTGCGCGAGCGCGGTGACGAACCGGCGGCGCTGGCGCTGCTGCAGCAGCAGCCCGCTTCCGTGCGTCGCGACATGCTGCTGGCCGACTGGGCGCTGGAACGGGGCGATGCACGCAGTGCGCTGGCCGGTTATCAGCATATTCTGCAGCAGGATAACCGGAACAGTGACGCGGCGCTCGGGCGCATTGAAGCCCTGCTGGCGCTGCAGCGTCCGGCAGAGGCGCGCCACGCCCTGGCCACTCTGCCCGAGCCCGGAGCGCCGCAAAGCCTCAATACGGGCCGCCGCATTGCCCTCGCGTGGCAGAACAGCGGCGACCCTGTGCAGGCGCAGCAGCGGTTTACCGCGCTGAAACGTCTGGCGGAGAAGACGGCACCCTCGCAGGAGAAGGCGCTGGTGTATCGCGATGCTGCACGGCTGGAAGCGCAGCAGCAGCAGCCTGACCAGGCACAGCAGGATTACCGGCTGGCGATGGTCGCCAGCGCCATCACCCCGGCGGTGCCGGCCTCCGGTGCAGACTACACCCGTCTGACGCGCAATCAGCCAGCGGATGACTGGCTGAAACGCAGCATTCGCAGCGATGCTGCCGACCTCTATCGCCGGCAGGACACCACGGTGACGCTGGAGCAGGACTACTCCCGCGATAAAGGCAACGGCGGCACATCCGATTTTACCGCACACACCACGATGCTGCAGGCTGAGACGCCGCTGGCTGACGGGCGCGGCTTTGTCCGCGTCGATCAGGTGCAGGTCTCGGCAGGCACTTTCAGCACCACGGATAACAGCCATAGCGCGCTGTTTGGCAGCTGTAATGATGCCAGCGCCGGTGGCTGTCGCCGCGACTTTACCCAGCGCGATACCGGCACGGCGCTTGGCGTCGGCTGGCAGAACGATCGCTGGTCCGCCGATATTGGCACGACGCCGCTGGGCTTCACCGTGACCAACTGGACAGGCGGCGTGAGCTGGAAAACGGACGTTGACGATCTGGGCGTGACCTTCACCGCGTCACGCCGGCCGATCTCCAGCTCGCTGCTGGCCTTCGCCGGTGCGAGCGATCCCGCCACCAATGGCGGGAAAACCTGGGGCGGCGTGGTGGCAACCGGCGGCGGCATCGGCCTGAGCTACGACAAAGGCGGCGCACACGGCGTATGGGCGGATATCAGCGCGCATCAGATCAGCGGGGAGAACGTGGCGGATAACAGCCGTGAACGGCTGATGGCGGGGTATTACTACAAGCTGATTAACGCGGATAATCAGCGCGCCACTATCGGCCTGAACAGTATGCTGTGGCATTACCAGAAGGATTTAAGTGATTACACCTTTGGTCAGGGCGGCTATTACAGCCCGCAGCAGTATTTCTCGCTGGCGGTGCCGCTGACCTGGCGACAGCGCACGGAGAATTGGTCGTTTGACCTTGGCGGCTCCGTCTCATGGTCACGCTCGCGTACCGCCGGGCAGGCGCGCTATCCGGTCAATCCGGGCTTCACGCTGGCGTCCAACCCGGTTTCTGCCAGCAGCAGCGGCAGTGGTTTCGGTTATACCCTGCAGGCCACCGTGGAGCGGCGTATTACCCCGCACTGGTCGGTGGGGCTGGCGATGGATATTCAGCAGGCGAAAGATTACACCCCGAGCCACGGCCTGATTTATCTGCGCTACTCAATGGCGGGCTGGAACGGCGATCTCGATCTGCCGCCGCAGCCGCTGGTGCCTTACGCCAGCTTTAAATAA
- the bcsB gene encoding cellulose biosynthesis cyclic di-GMP-binding regulatory protein BcsB codes for MTRKLSWFTALLLGTASLAHAAPQPVTADTPAAAASAPLTLASPPADASAPLRDSQLLFSQVAPPPGSITLRGTQPDSQIEFGVRSDEVVTRALLTLSYRPSPALLPVQSQLKVYLNDELVGLVTVSADQAGKENQTQLPIDPRFISDFNRVRLELVGHYANVCENPANSTIWMDIGKESRLDLTLQKLPLKNDLSHFPEPFFDARDTRPLQLPMVFSGPPDLTQQRAAAILASWFGSKAQWRGQSFPVLYNQLPSQQHAVVFATNAQRPAFLQNLPPVDKPTVQMISQPDNPYQKMLLITGRDDNDLITAVEGIAQGELLLRGESATIDEVKLLAPRQAYDAPNWVRTDRRTTFGELAQYANQLQGDGLQPNPISLTLNLPPDLFLVRARGIDMDLIYRYTSPQQQDGSRLAVHLNNQFMQDYPLTSKSTAGQQLMRLPLIQGLQDNSRQLTIPALRLGAVNQLRFNFDYANTFVGGTADGRCETVTPVDHHVVVDDRSSIDFSGYRHYIEMPSLGAFANAGFPYSRYADLAQTLVLVGVQPDAGAVSTLLNTLGNIGAQTGYPALRVQMSDDWSKARAQDADLLLIGTLPADLQGNPSINLLVDRARSWINMPARPVSAESAPLTASDRRVESQTGIRSNGPLGAIVGFQSPFSDQRSVVALLADSPRGWALLNNALLDSSKRAAMYGSASVVRESGVASVRVGDTYFVGHLPWWERVWNQMATHPVWLALCAVAVVLLFALMVWRLMRMVTRRRLSGLDEDE; via the coding sequence ATGACGAGAAAACTGAGCTGGTTCACTGCCCTGCTGCTGGGCACCGCTTCTCTGGCCCACGCTGCACCGCAGCCAGTGACAGCCGACACGCCGGCCGCCGCCGCGTCTGCCCCCCTCACGCTGGCGTCTCCGCCTGCGGATGCCAGCGCACCGCTGCGCGACAGCCAGCTGCTGTTCAGCCAGGTGGCACCGCCGCCCGGTAGCATCACCCTGCGCGGCACGCAGCCCGACAGCCAGATTGAATTTGGCGTACGCAGCGACGAAGTGGTGACGCGCGCGCTGCTGACGCTCAGCTACCGTCCGTCACCGGCGCTGCTGCCGGTCCAGTCACAGCTTAAGGTCTACCTTAATGATGAGCTGGTGGGGCTGGTGACGGTCAGTGCCGATCAGGCCGGAAAAGAGAACCAGACGCAGCTGCCGATTGACCCGCGCTTTATCAGCGATTTCAACCGCGTTCGCCTCGAACTGGTGGGCCACTATGCCAACGTCTGCGAAAACCCGGCCAACAGCACCATCTGGATGGACATTGGCAAAGAGAGCAGGCTGGATCTGACGCTGCAGAAGCTGCCGCTGAAAAATGATCTGTCACACTTCCCGGAGCCGTTCTTTGACGCGCGCGATACCCGTCCGCTGCAGCTGCCGATGGTATTCAGCGGCCCGCCGGATCTGACGCAGCAGCGCGCGGCGGCAATCCTTGCCTCCTGGTTTGGCAGCAAAGCGCAGTGGCGCGGCCAGTCCTTCCCGGTGCTGTATAACCAGCTGCCGTCGCAGCAGCACGCGGTGGTGTTTGCCACCAATGCGCAGCGTCCGGCCTTCCTGCAGAATTTACCGCCGGTGGATAAACCCACCGTGCAGATGATCAGCCAGCCGGATAACCCGTATCAGAAAATGCTGCTGATTACCGGCCGCGACGATAACGATCTGATTACAGCCGTTGAAGGCATCGCGCAGGGCGAACTGCTGCTGCGCGGCGAAAGCGCCACCATTGATGAGGTGAAGCTGCTGGCACCGCGCCAGGCGTACGATGCGCCGAACTGGGTGCGTACCGATCGCCGCACCACCTTCGGCGAGCTGGCGCAGTACGCGAATCAGCTGCAGGGCGATGGATTACAGCCCAATCCGATCAGTCTGACGCTGAACCTGCCGCCGGACCTGTTCCTGGTGCGCGCGCGCGGCATTGATATGGATCTGATCTACCGCTACACCTCACCGCAGCAGCAGGACGGTTCACGACTGGCGGTACACCTTAACAATCAGTTCATGCAGGACTACCCGCTGACCAGCAAAAGCACCGCCGGACAGCAGCTGATGCGCCTGCCGCTGATTCAGGGCCTGCAGGACAACAGCCGTCAGCTCACCATTCCGGCGCTGCGTCTGGGGGCGGTCAACCAGCTGCGCTTTAACTTTGATTATGCCAATACCTTTGTCGGCGGCACGGCCGATGGTCGCTGTGAGACCGTCACGCCGGTGGATCACCATGTTGTGGTCGATGATCGCTCCAGCATCGATTTCTCCGGCTATCGTCACTATATCGAAATGCCGTCGCTTGGCGCCTTTGCCAATGCCGGCTTTCCGTACAGCCGCTATGCCGATCTGGCGCAAACGCTGGTGCTGGTCGGCGTGCAGCCGGATGCCGGCGCGGTCAGTACGCTGCTGAATACCCTGGGCAATATCGGTGCCCAGACCGGCTATCCGGCCCTGCGCGTACAGATGAGCGATGACTGGAGCAAAGCCCGTGCGCAGGATGCCGATCTGCTGTTGATCGGCACACTGCCGGCGGATCTGCAGGGCAACCCGTCGATCAACCTGCTGGTGGATCGCGCCCGCAGCTGGATCAACATGCCGGCACGCCCGGTCAGCGCAGAAAGCGCCCCGCTTACCGCCAGCGATCGTCGCGTGGAAAGCCAGACCGGCATCCGTTCTAACGGTCCGCTGGGCGCGATTGTCGGCTTCCAGTCCCCGTTCAGCGATCAGCGCAGCGTTGTCGCGCTGCTGGCGGATAGCCCGCGCGGCTGGGCGCTGCTGAACAACGCACTGCTCGACAGCAGCAAGCGCGCCGCGATGTACGGCTCAGCCAGCGTGGTGCGCGAATCCGGCGTCGCCAGCGTCCGCGTCGGTGATACCTACTTTGTTGGTCACCTGCCGTGGTGGGAGCGCGTCTGGAATCAGATGGCAACGCATCCGGTGTGGCTGGCGCTGTGTGCCGTCGCCGTGGTGCTGCTGTTTGCCCTGATGGTGTGGCGTCTGATGCGGATGGTCACGCGCCGCCGCCTCTCCGGGCTGGATGAAGATGAATAA